One region of Pangasianodon hypophthalmus isolate fPanHyp1 chromosome 15, fPanHyp1.pri, whole genome shotgun sequence genomic DNA includes:
- the kiaa1191 gene encoding putative monooxygenase p33MONOX isoform X1, whose product MVSRPGDIPALEAGSGVSEGLLGGMSIPTGMTRRALNYDDNLERPMSPPSDINITNLWRRPVIPERKFSRLAEEAESENTIKNTSALEPHQPPAPVVKAKASSVLMNSLIIKQTQESMQSFEKRAGLTDTGYTPHKGLAAEETHYHRMAQSLQKLHMHTVDFKEEKQSSSAQSTPTGTPQSSPKQKRRSWFSSQGSVASLTGSELSSSSSSSMDLGSSEGGVERWSIFGPRPQVHKSITDPGTDHGTAGGFALQSYKGAQKPTPMEVMKVQATRLAEDPATFTAPPKMEIPSVDGKKQVTRPHKLKPRDMNVLTPSGF is encoded by the exons ATGGTGTCCAGACCCGGAGACATTCCAG CCCTGGAGGCGGGCTCTGGGGTGAGCGAGGGTCTGCTGGGGGGCATGTCTATCCCCACGGGGATGACCCGTCGAGCCCTGAACTACGATGACAACCTGGAGCGGCCCATGTCTCCACCCAGTGACATCAACATCACCAACCTGTGGAGGAGGCCCGTCATTCCCGAGAGGAAGTTCTCCCGACTGGCTGAG GAGGCTGAATCAGAAAACACCATAAAGAACACCTCTGCGCTTGAGCCCCACCAGCCTCCAGCTCCTGTGGTGAAAGCCAAAGCTTCTTCAGTGCTCATGAACTCCCTCATCATTA AGCAGACCCAGGAGAGCATGCAGAGTTTTGAGAAGAGAGCAGGACTCACTGACACAGGCTACACACCACACAAGGGCCTGGCTGCTGAAGAAACCCACTACCACCGCATGGCTCAGTCCCTGCAG aaATTGCACATGCATACTGTCGACTTTAAAGAGGAGAAGCAGTCATCCTCTGCTCAGTCTACACCAACAGGAACTCCTCAGTCGTCCCCCAAACAGAAGCGCAG gagctGGTTCAGCAGCCAGGGCTCAGTGGCCTCCCTCACAGGCTCAGAACTCAGCTCCAGCTCTAGCTCCAGCATGGATCTGGGATCCAGCGAGGGAGGTGTGGAACGCTGGAGCATATTTGGACCCCGGCCTCAGGTCCACAAGTCCATCACTGACCCTGGAACAGACCACGGAACAGCAG GGGGTTTCGCCTTGCAGTCCTATAAGGGTGCCCAGAAGCCCACCCCCATGGAGGTGATGAAGGTTCAGGCCACTCGGCTGGCCGAGGACCCCGCCACCTTCACAGCTCCACCCAAGATGGAGATTCCCAGCGTGGATGGCAAGAAGCAGGTGACGCGGCCCCACAAGCTCAAACCGCGCGACATGAATGTTCTGACGCCATCGGGTTTCTGA
- the kiaa1191 gene encoding putative monooxygenase p33MONOX isoform X2, which produces MVSRPGDIPALEAGSGVSEGLLGGMSIPTGMTRRALNYDDNLERPMSPPSDINITNLWRRPVIPERKFSRLAEEAESENTIKNTSALEPHQPPAPVVKAKASSVLMNSLIIKQTQESMQSFEKRAGLTDTGYTPHKGLAAEETHYHRMAQSLQKLHMHTVDFKEEKQSSSAQSTPTGTPQSSPKQKRSWFSSQGSVASLTGSELSSSSSSSMDLGSSEGGVERWSIFGPRPQVHKSITDPGTDHGTAGGFALQSYKGAQKPTPMEVMKVQATRLAEDPATFTAPPKMEIPSVDGKKQVTRPHKLKPRDMNVLTPSGF; this is translated from the exons ATGGTGTCCAGACCCGGAGACATTCCAG CCCTGGAGGCGGGCTCTGGGGTGAGCGAGGGTCTGCTGGGGGGCATGTCTATCCCCACGGGGATGACCCGTCGAGCCCTGAACTACGATGACAACCTGGAGCGGCCCATGTCTCCACCCAGTGACATCAACATCACCAACCTGTGGAGGAGGCCCGTCATTCCCGAGAGGAAGTTCTCCCGACTGGCTGAG GAGGCTGAATCAGAAAACACCATAAAGAACACCTCTGCGCTTGAGCCCCACCAGCCTCCAGCTCCTGTGGTGAAAGCCAAAGCTTCTTCAGTGCTCATGAACTCCCTCATCATTA AGCAGACCCAGGAGAGCATGCAGAGTTTTGAGAAGAGAGCAGGACTCACTGACACAGGCTACACACCACACAAGGGCCTGGCTGCTGAAGAAACCCACTACCACCGCATGGCTCAGTCCCTGCAG aaATTGCACATGCATACTGTCGACTTTAAAGAGGAGAAGCAGTCATCCTCTGCTCAGTCTACACCAACAGGAACTCCTCAGTCGTCCCCCAAACAGAAGCGCAG ctGGTTCAGCAGCCAGGGCTCAGTGGCCTCCCTCACAGGCTCAGAACTCAGCTCCAGCTCTAGCTCCAGCATGGATCTGGGATCCAGCGAGGGAGGTGTGGAACGCTGGAGCATATTTGGACCCCGGCCTCAGGTCCACAAGTCCATCACTGACCCTGGAACAGACCACGGAACAGCAG GGGGTTTCGCCTTGCAGTCCTATAAGGGTGCCCAGAAGCCCACCCCCATGGAGGTGATGAAGGTTCAGGCCACTCGGCTGGCCGAGGACCCCGCCACCTTCACAGCTCCACCCAAGATGGAGATTCCCAGCGTGGATGGCAAGAAGCAGGTGACGCGGCCCCACAAGCTCAAACCGCGCGACATGAATGTTCTGACGCCATCGGGTTTCTGA
- the si:dkeyp-72g9.4 gene encoding uncharacterized protein si:dkeyp-72g9.4: MRPRSRLLAKRGLPTIREGSEELVHDLNQTNSQHSSAQDYFHSICQLAQPTFPLHEPDRDILSIGRLDSPKPCLRPHRLRQLAQPLTCPVDTSTTQSPKVETPGPSSSEPEQAQGSEQDCPTSTDPLEYLYGYREAEASTSSTRRGSIPLRRARSVPCPGLDVQSKSSCPDLRLPESVPSPVVPQRSPLSRKKLDGAKVDGAHCGWRAKSSRSMDKQTIVSHWISECRSAWREARIRACMLPAIAEK, encoded by the coding sequence ATGCGGCCCAGGTCTAGACTGCTGGCTAAGCGAGGCCTCCCAACCATCCGGGAGGGTTCGGAGGAGCTCGTGCATGACCTGAACCAGACCAACAGCCAGCACAGCAGTGCACAGGACTACTTCCACTCCATCTGCCAGCTGGCCCAGCCTACTTTTCCCTTGCACGAGCCAGACCGTGACATCCTGTCCATCGGCAGGCTGGACTCTCCAAAGCCATGTTTGCGCCCGCACCGTTTGCGCCAGCTTGCGCAACCCCTAACCTGCCCCGTCGACACCTCCACAACCCAGTCACCCAAGGTAGAGACACCAGGGCCTTCTTCCTCAGAACCAGAGCAAGCCCAAGGCTCAGAGCAGGACTGCCCAACGTCCACTGACCCGCTGGAGTACCTCTACGGCTACAGAGAAGCAGAGGCTTCCACTTCCTCCACCAGAAGGGGCAGCATTCCCCTTCGCAGGGCACGCAGCGTGCCCTGCCCTGGTCTTGATGTCCAGAGCAAAAGCAGCTGTCCTGATCTGCGTCTGCCAGAGTCTGTCCCCTCTCCCGTTGTGCCACAGCGCTCGCCGCTCAGCAGAAAGAAGCTAGATGGCGCCAAGGTCGATGGCGCCCATTGTGGTTGGAGAGCAAAAAGCAGCCGCAGCatggacaaacaaacaattGTGTCGCACTGGATCTCCGAGTGCCGGAGTGCATGGAGGGAAGCCCGTATCCGTGCCTGCATGCTGCCCGCCATTGCCGAGAAGTAA